TTCTTTCGGTTTATGATCCATCCGTCTTGCCGGTATTGCCATTTCTTGCCAAGTTACGAGGGCTAAGTTCTCTCGCTAACCGAGGCATCATTCAATTATCAAAAGTGTTGTCTAGATCCTGGGCAGAGCCGATCCACCAACTGCGACGCGAGCTTGACTTGCCACCTCTGACAGGAAATCCATTCATTGATGATAAGTACTCACCTTATCTTGTATTAGCACTGTTCTCTTCAGTATTCGCAAAGCCTCAACCCGATTGGTCGAAAAATACAGTGCTCACCGGGTTTGCATTCTATGATGGCAGTGAAGGCGAGACAGAACTTGCACCAGAACTCCAGCAGTTTTTGGATAGGGGCGATCCCCCAATTGTTTTTACTTTAGGTTCAGCCGCAGTGATGGCTCCTGGTCGTTTCTATCAGGAAAGTGTTCAAGCCACAAAGCAACTGAACCGCCGTGCTGTTCTATTGATGGGTAAAATACTCTTCCAGAGGATCTGCCAGAGAACGTATTTGCCATGAGTTATGTTCCATATTCTCAAATTTTTCCGCGTGCTTGTGCAATCGTGCATCAAGGTGGCATTGGCACAACAGCGCAGGCATTACGGGCGGGTCGCCCAACACTGGTAATGCCTTATAGTCATGACCAACCAGACAATGCAGCAAGAGTTGAACGCTTGGAAACGTCGCGGACAATTTCTCGAAAACAGTACACAGCCAAACGAGTAGCCAAGCAATTATATGAGTTATTAGAAAATCCCAGTTATGCAGCTAAAGCTTCAGAATTTGGAGGTCTTATCCGAGCAGAAGATGGAGTTGGTGTGGCATGTGATGCGATTGAAAAACAGCTTCAAGCTATCGCAGTTTCATCGTAAGTACCAGCAGCACAACACGTCACGGCAGCGGACGGTTGAAAGCCGCTGGTGCCTTGTTTAAGGTTGTCTACCGCCGCTGCGTTTTGCCGTTAGCCCTCAAGCCCTCGGTTGGGACTGTGCAAGAAGCTTATCTGTTAGTGTCACAGCCAAATTCCCTCAAAGCTATATAAAACAGCAGTTTTGGGTAATTCAGAGCAAACAAAGGTGACAGAGACTGGCTCCTGGTAGTATGTACAGTTGTACATACTATAATTGAGATGGTTGCCGATGCAGTATCTGTTTTCTCCGACGATCTGGCAATTACCATTCCAGATGAACGGTTTGATGAGAAACGGTTTATCACAATCGGTGTCGATGCATTTGGCAGGGTTTTGGTGGTTGTCTATATGATGCGGGACGATGAGATCCGGATTATCTCTGCCCGCAAAGCAACTCGGCAAGAACGACAGCAGTATGAGGAGGGATAATCATGGAAGCAGAATATGATTTTAGTCGGGGTAAACGAGGGGCGATCAACTCAACGCCACCAGGAAAAACTCGGATCACAATTCGGTTAGATGATGAGGTTTTAGCATGGTTTCGTAAGCAAGTTCATATTGCAGGCGGAGGGAACTACCAAACTTTAATTAATGAAGCTTTGCGCCAGCATATTCAACAAAGCCGTGAGCCTTTAGAGGAAACCCTACGTAGAGTTGTTCGTGAAGAATTGGAGCGTATTGAGCGGTGAAGTGCTTGCTGGGGGCTAACACTTCACCGCAGCGGACGGACGCAAGCCTCTGGTGCTTAGTTTGAGGTTATTCGCCGCCGCTGCATTTTGCCGTTAGGTTGCTTCAGTTGTGGGTGAGGACAGTATTGTAGGCTTACTGGTAGGGCGTTTAGCATTGATGGTTGATGAACTCAGACAAGACCTGTATCCCAGACGAAAATTCCTTATATGCTGAGTTTCTTCAGCGTCACAGTATTATCTCCACACCTCTTGTTCAGTGCGAGGCACCCGCAATTTACTGGACTGTTCGCACAAAGCTGGAAATTGATCATGATTTGGGCAATCATGTAGACACCCTTAGTCAAGCTGATCCAGTATGGGCATTGTTGAGATCAATGCTTGATCGAACTTTTGAGTATGCTGAAGGTGCTATTAGTGCATATGTAACAGGTTCCACAGCAGCCTCCGAGGTGATTTCCAGAACAGTAATTGAGTCGGCTACTAATTTGTTATTTATCCTCGTGGACGAGAGAAACGGCAACCATCTTACACAATATTTGTCGCACTACTTTAACAATGAGGAAAAAGAGATTGATAAGTGGTTAAAGCTGGTTGATAGTCTGACTGACGACATAAAAGAAGCTCATCAGGCAGCTGCACTTCAAAAGCGAACGGCATTGGTCAGCTTGAAAAATTATGTCAACCAAGCTCTTTCCGAATTGAAGTTGCCCACCACTGACCAAGTAACACAAAAGTGGTTGAGTATAGCAGAACGGTTTAGATTACTTGGTCTTGAGCTTGACTACCGCACTGTTTACGCAGCATTATGTTCACAATCACACAATGACGCTGAAGATTTACTTAATTATTTCGTATTTGTGTCTCTAGGCAATCAAGATTTGTTAGATAAGATTGCTCTCGAAACTGTAAATTTCAGCCGACTAATGATGTACACAGGAGTTAAATACTACATATTGGCAGCAGGAGGATATGCAGCACGTTTCGAACTCAATAACGCTTTACAAGGTGTATCTCAAGGTCGTGAAGCAATTCTCGAAGAGTCGGAAAGAATTGCAAATGAGTTGGTACAGCAACCTAACAATTCGCCTGGAGCGGACTGACGAATGCCCCTAGTGTGGATGCAAAGGTCACTTACATCTGCTCAGCCGCACCGTTATGCATTAGTAAAACAAGTAAAAACTATGCGCTTTCAAGAGGTCATCTAATGACACAAATAGAAACATCATCAATTACGCACCGAATCTATCGAGTTGATAAATTCGTTGTTCCAAATCAAGCACGCGAAGAATTTCTTACTCAAGTGAAAAACACACACCAGCTATTAAAAGCGCAACCCGGTTTCATTCAAGATTTCTTGCTTGAGCAGCCAGCAGATTCCGAAGAGTTCAACGTCATCACAATAGTTGAATGGCAGGATACAAGAGCCATTGAAAACGCGCGTGCAGCAGTAATGGCTATGCACAAAAGCACTGGGTTTAATCCGCAAGAGATGTTTGTGCGGCTTGGAATTAAAGCCGATCTTGGCAACTACAAGCCTATTAATGCCTAACAATCCCGTTGCACACCGACCGTATCAAGCATAGTTAGCTAAGCCCGAAAGACCACTAGCGGCGGGTGAACGGGGTCGTTAGGCTGCCCGCCATATAGCGCCCTTGGAATTATTCTTCAAGTCCTCACAAAGAATTTTGAATTTGCATAGCAAAGTCTTTTGCTGGTCTCAAAGATTTGTAATTTACTGTTGCAAAAACTGCTGCAAATTAGGTAG
This window of the Chroococcidiopsis sp. CCMEE 29 genome carries:
- a CDS encoding antibiotic biosynthesis monooxygenase produces the protein MTHRIYRVDKFVVPNQAREEFLTQVKNTHQLLKAQPGFIQDFLLEQPADSEEFNVITIVEWQDTRAIENARAAVMAMHKSTGFNPQEMFVRLGIKADLGNYKPINA
- a CDS encoding DUF5677 domain-containing protein, with the protein product MNSDKTCIPDENSLYAEFLQRHSIISTPLVQCEAPAIYWTVRTKLEIDHDLGNHVDTLSQADPVWALLRSMLDRTFEYAEGAISAYVTGSTAASEVISRTVIESATNLLFILVDERNGNHLTQYLSHYFNNEEKEIDKWLKLVDSLTDDIKEAHQAAALQKRTALVSLKNYVNQALSELKLPTTDQVTQKWLSIAERFRLLGLELDYRTVYAALCSQSHNDAEDLLNYFVFVSLGNQDLLDKIALETVNFSRLMMYTGVKYYILAAGGYAARFELNNALQGVSQGREAILEESERIANELVQQPNNSPGAD
- a CDS encoding BrnA antitoxin family protein; amino-acid sequence: MEAEYDFSRGKRGAINSTPPGKTRITIRLDDEVLAWFRKQVHIAGGGNYQTLINEALRQHIQQSREPLEETLRRVVREELERIER
- a CDS encoding BrnT family toxin — its product is MVADAVSVFSDDLAITIPDERFDEKRFITIGVDAFGRVLVVVYMMRDDEIRIISARKATRQERQQYEEG